The following coding sequences are from one Rutidosis leptorrhynchoides isolate AG116_Rl617_1_P2 chromosome 11, CSIRO_AGI_Rlap_v1, whole genome shotgun sequence window:
- the LOC139875359 gene encoding uncharacterized protein, giving the protein MAGSHQKSYADVKRRDLEFQVGDKIMLKVSPWKGVVRFEIQVDSKLHLMEEPVEIMDRKVEGLKQSNIPIVKVWRNARRGPEFTWECEVQMKQKYLQLFLEETTPADVH; this is encoded by the exons ATGGCtggaagtcatcaaaagagttatgccgacgttAAAAGGCGAGATTTGGAGTTTCAGGTTGGAGACAaaattatgcttaaggtatcaccctggaagggtgtagtgcgttttG AAATACAAGTTGATAGCAAACTTCATTTGATGGAGGAAccagttgaaatcatggaccgtaagGTCGAAGGCttaaagcagagcaacataccgattgttaaagttTGGAGGAACGCAcgcagaggaccagaattcacgtgggaatgTGAagttcaaatgaaacaaaagtatctgcAACTGTTTCTGGAAGAAACAACTCCAGCCGACGTGCactaa